A genomic stretch from Methylophilus medardicus includes:
- the pmbA gene encoding metalloprotease PmbA, whose translation MQSDQLQQIAQDIIQLTRLSGASSAEAEVSFGTGQNVSVRHGETENIEYNRDKGCSVTVYFGQRKGYASSSDLSPQALKDTVEAACNIAKYTAQDTFCGLAEPSLMATEFPDLSLHHPWDIDVEAALALATRCEAAALAVDARISNSEGASIYSQSGAFAYANSHGFVGGYPSSRHSISCSVIAEANGLMQRDYWYSSARDALDLATPEQVGETAGARTVKRLGARPIKTGQYPVLFEAPLASGLIGTLISAISGGNLYRKSSFLLDSLGKTIASPLLQIEENPFILKGAASSAFDSEGVACKARSLVSNGVLQGYLLGSYSARKLGMQSTGNAGGAHNIAVRSTGHTLPQLLQTMGTGLLVTELLGHGMNMVTGDYSRGAAGYWVENGEIIHPVEEITIAGNMQDMLKSIIAIGNDVIPHSSRSTGSILIERMTIASAD comes from the coding sequence ATGCAATCGGATCAACTACAACAAATCGCTCAGGATATCATTCAACTGACCCGTCTATCTGGGGCCAGTAGCGCAGAGGCTGAGGTCAGTTTCGGCACTGGGCAGAATGTCTCCGTCAGACATGGCGAAACTGAAAATATTGAATACAACCGCGACAAGGGTTGCTCGGTCACGGTGTATTTTGGCCAGAGAAAAGGCTACGCCAGCAGCTCAGACCTGAGCCCGCAAGCACTTAAAGATACCGTAGAAGCCGCGTGCAACATTGCCAAATATACTGCGCAAGATACCTTTTGTGGTTTGGCTGAGCCATCGCTGATGGCCACGGAATTTCCCGACTTGTCATTGCACCATCCTTGGGACATCGATGTGGAGGCCGCACTCGCTCTGGCTACACGTTGTGAAGCGGCCGCTTTGGCGGTAGATGCTCGCATTAGCAACAGTGAGGGTGCCAGCATTTATAGTCAGAGTGGTGCCTTTGCTTATGCCAACAGCCATGGGTTTGTTGGGGGCTATCCCAGCTCGCGCCATAGCATCAGTTGCTCGGTAATTGCCGAGGCAAATGGATTAATGCAACGAGATTACTGGTATAGCAGTGCGCGTGACGCCCTAGATTTGGCAACGCCCGAGCAAGTTGGCGAAACAGCGGGTGCGCGTACCGTCAAACGCTTGGGGGCACGCCCAATCAAGACCGGGCAATATCCAGTGTTGTTTGAAGCGCCGCTGGCCAGCGGGCTCATCGGCACCCTAATCAGCGCTATTTCTGGCGGCAATCTTTACCGAAAATCGTCTTTTTTGCTGGATAGCCTTGGAAAAACCATCGCTAGCCCGCTCTTACAGATTGAAGAAAATCCATTTATTCTCAAAGGCGCCGCCAGCAGCGCATTTGATAGCGAAGGCGTCGCTTGTAAAGCACGCTCACTGGTGTCTAATGGTGTATTGCAAGGCTACCTACTTGGCAGTTATTCTGCTCGCAAGCTAGGGATGCAATCTACCGGCAATGCAGGTGGCGCACATAATATTGCGGTCCGCTCTACCGGCCACACCCTACCCCAATTATTGCAAACCATGGGCACCGGTTTGCTAGTGACAGAATTATTGGGGCATGGCATGAATATGGTGACCGGCGATTACTCAAGGGGTGCCGCGGGTTACTGGGTTGAAAACGGAGAAATCATTCATCCGGTCGAAGAAATTACCATCGCTGGCAATATGCAAGACATGCTGAAAAGCATCATTGCCATTGGAAACGATGTCATTCCTCACAGTTCACGATCCACCGGCTCGATCTTGATTGAGCGCATGACGATTGCATCCGCTGACTAA
- the yjgA gene encoding ribosome biogenesis factor YjgA: MTSENLDDSQPSKTRLKAEADAAQDIGRKLVELPKDRLKKLQLEEALMDAIAEAKRITANGAIRRQMQYIGRLMRETDLAPIVEQLQKWDGKHQEENARFHQMERWRTRLLEDAKAFELFISEFPQTNVQQMRTLIRNAQKELAASKPPKSSRELFKMIREVMEGGVVDDLDSPDPAMDA; this comes from the coding sequence ATGACATCCGAAAACCTTGATGATTCCCAACCCAGTAAAACACGCCTGAAAGCTGAGGCGGATGCGGCACAGGATATTGGTCGTAAACTGGTTGAATTACCCAAAGACAGGCTGAAAAAACTACAACTTGAAGAAGCCTTGATGGATGCGATTGCCGAGGCAAAACGGATTACCGCCAATGGTGCGATTCGTCGCCAAATGCAATATATCGGCCGGCTGATGCGCGAAACAGATTTGGCGCCCATTGTGGAGCAATTGCAAAAGTGGGATGGTAAGCATCAGGAGGAAAACGCCCGTTTTCATCAGATGGAGCGCTGGCGCACCCGTTTGCTGGAGGATGCAAAAGCCTTTGAGTTATTTATTAGCGAATTTCCACAGACTAACGTGCAACAAATGCGCACGCTGATTCGTAATGCACAAAAAGAGCTGGCTGCCAGTAAGCCGCCAAAAAGTAGCCGTGAGTTATTTAAAATGATTCGTGAAGTGATGGAGGGTGGGGTCGTTGATGATCTTGACTCACCAGACCCGGCGATGGATGCATAA
- a CDS encoding sulfurtransferase TusA family protein produces the protein MHREFDLELDLTGLDSPMPMLKTKEALDQLQVGQVILVKTTAIGSEQNIRNLINNQPVTLRSFNKQNGVFHFVIEKAPALTA, from the coding sequence ATGCATCGCGAATTTGATTTAGAACTGGATCTCACTGGCTTGGACAGTCCCATGCCAATGCTGAAGACTAAAGAAGCACTTGACCAGCTACAAGTAGGGCAAGTTATTTTGGTTAAAACTACCGCCATTGGTAGTGAGCAAAATATTCGAAACCTCATTAATAACCAACCCGTAACATTACGTTCGTTCAACAAGCAAAATGGGGTGTTCCATTTTGTGATCGAGAAAGCGCCCGCGTTGACTGCATAA